The Mobula hypostoma chromosome 5, sMobHyp1.1, whole genome shotgun sequence region cgggtggggggggggtcaccccTGGAGGAGTGAGCAGTGGGATCAGCCTGTGCCCATCTCCGAGCCCTGGGCACAGGGTTTGGACCACTGGGAATACCAGCCCCACTTCATGCCCAGTGTCCCATGTCATGGATCCTCCCCCCATGTGAAACAACCACCTCCCCTTGCCTCACAGGCCTGTTCCCCCTCCCTCAACCAACAACTCCCTTGTTaaccaccccccacacccctcccggtctgagGAGGACGTGTCATCTGAAATCCCACACCCCCCAGTACAAGAAGAAGGGATTACcctgggatgggggtggggagctgGGCTGTGGGCAGGGAGCTCTGTGTAGGTGGGGGTCTGGGTggcaagggagggagggaggtgagggtTTGTGGTGAAGGTGGAGGGGATGGGCAGGCCGGTGGTGGGAGGTGGGCCATGGATGGAGAGATGAGCGTGTGtgtctgatgtgtgtgtgtgtctctctctctgctgtagaCCACGATAATGGCGGTGGAGTTCAGTGGAGGAATTGTGATCGCCTCGGACTCCCGGGTCTCGGCGGGGTAGGTTGGTCCTGACCGTCAACCTGTGACCACACCGTCTCGTGTCTGACACCGTGCAACAGGCACTGCCCCCTCCCCGCATGACACCGTGCCCTCACTGTCGGGCTGGTCACTCGCTCAGGAACTTGGACACCACAGCACTGATCGCCCCCAGGGTGTGGTAATCACCCACATTGTCTGGTCTGGAgacttccctccccccccatactGGGGTGGGGTGTGCAGTTGCTGCCCTGATTTTGGAGCTACATCCCAGTGTGTTGTTCCACGGTTGCACCGCTGACACCAGCTCCTAATGACGAGGttggacagcacagaaacaggcctttcggcccaccgtGTTGCTGCTAACCATTGCTCCCGATTGTAGCAGTCCGGTTTTCCAGCAGGTGGCCCCCAGCTCTCTCTGCCTTGGCGGTCTGAGTGCTGATCCGGATATGGCGAATCCTGCCTCTCCCCAGATTTTACAATTCTGGGCCGGCTGGGTGGGATCTGAACCCCTGTCCCCGAGTGGCTGCTGAACCAGTAACTCCTGTGTGACGTGGGGAACAGCAAGACCCCAGGGACACCGGCGAGATGAACGGGCAATCACCCCTGCCAGATGCTGGAGGAGCCCccaagggggtggggggtgtccgAGCCTGAGTCCTGAGTCAGTAGCCCTCTGTGTGCCACTGCCTGGGGCCCGCCCTCGGACGCTGACCTGGGGCCCACACCTGCTGACTTGGAGGGGTCCCCACCAGCAGCAACAAGCACCGATCAGAGCTGCAGCTCTGAGCGAGTGCAGGGACAGGGGTCCTTGGCCAACTCAAGGAGAGGGTGTGTGTCagtgagggggggggaggaggtgagGTGGGTCAACAGGGTATAGTACAGAGTGTGAGGAGAGGGTCCCGGGCAGTGTATTGCTGAAGGGATAGTGTATGcagggtggggtgtgggagtgggaggggtcggttgGATGGGGTGTCGGAGTAGGAGGGGGTCAGTaggatggggtgagggagtgggaggggtcagtaggatggggtgtgggagtgggaggggtcagttggatggggtgagggagtgggaggggtcagtATGATGGGGTGTGGGAGTGGGAGGAGTCAGTATGATggggtgagggagtgggaggggtcagtACGATGGGGTGTCGGAGTGGGGGGGCGGTCAGCTGGATGGGGTGAGGGAGTGACCGGGTTCCGGCAGTGAGGGGGTCAGCACGATGAAGTGTGGGGTCCCAGGCGTGTAGTAGAGAGGCGGTCAGCAGGGTGAGATGCGGAAGTGGGAGTGTGTCGGGGAGGGGATGGTTCGGCAGGGTGGGGTTTGGGAATGGGAGTGTATCAGGGAGGGGTTTATGCCACAGGGTGGGGTTTGGGATTGAGACTGTGTCACTGATAGTGTTCCCCTGCCCCCAGGGAGGCGGTGGTTAATCGTGTGATGGACAAGTTGTCGCCCTTGTACGAGCGTATCTGCTGCGCTCTGTCCGGCTCTGCGGCCGACGCCCAGGCCATCGCCGACATCACTTCCTACCAGCTGGAGCTGCACAGGTACCTGGTCCAACCGCCTAGAAcgtaggggaggggggatggcTGGGTCGGGGAAGTCCATGTGGAGAGAGTGCTGTCCAAGCAGGGACAGCAGGCTGGGAGGGAGGTTTTCTGTCTGGGGTTGGAGGCACAGGGATGGCCCAGACTGGGATGGGGATATGTCTGATATGCGATGGAGGGTGGGTGCTTTGACTATGGTGGGGGTCACTGCCCTGCCTGTTGACATGAGTTGTCCATCTCCTGTGTATCTCCTGTTCACAGCCCACACTGTGCTCACCACGTACAGTGGGAACCACTCCACCAGCCCGTTCATGCTCCCAGAGCTTCCCTTTGATCTCTCCCCACTCCACTGCCCAGTACCCTCTACCCTGCATTTCCCAGCCCCTCACAAGCCCTGCACCATCTTCTGTGTTTTGTTCCTCTTGGCCCACCAACCACTAACACCCTGTCCCAAACTGGCAGGTCTCGATCCAAGCTCCCTCAGTCAACACACTGGTGTGCCTGAGCACCTTCTCATACTGAAGGACCTCTTCCCCCATCTCTGGGTCTGGGTGTACCACAGGGTCCCAGCTCCATCGATATCTCTGGGGGGTTTTCCATCTCCTGCCCTAACCACGCACTGCGCCCCTGTCCATCGATGATCACACTGACACTGCCTCCTGCTCTTGAACAGTATTGTCACCATCTGTCCATCCCGGTCGCACACTCACAcctccctccacctctgatccttcccctccccacctccgacatggtagtgtagtgattagcacgaTAGCTTACAGCCccagcaaccagggttcaattcctgcccccGCCTGTTAGGACTTTTCCCtgagaccacgtgggtttccagaCGTACCAGTtgctgggttaattggtcattgtaaatggtctgtgattaggctgggatttaATTGCAGGGTAGTGGGGTtggtgggcagtgtggctcgaaggactggaagggtctattctgctcctatgtcatattgTCTTATTGGGGGTGGGTGGTATTGGGGCTGTGGGAAGGGTCTGGTTGGTGGCTGGCATGGAccaggtgggccgaagggcctgtttcccatCTGACTGATGAGATTGCCCTCCCTACCCCAGTCTGGAGCTGCAGGAGGAGCCCCGGGTCCGAGCCGCTGCGTCCATGGTCAGGAACATCTGCTACAAGTACAAGGAAGAACTGCTGGCACACCTCATCGTGGCAGGGTGGGACCGCAGTCACCAGGGCCAGGTAATCCCAGCCACTGGGTGTAGTCCGTCCCCCATACCCTGCCTGGGGTCCATCCCCAGGACCTCCTGCCTGGGTAAACATGGTTTATCCCCATGTAACCCCACCCACGTAAATGCACTCTGACATCGGTACCCTCCCACGTAAATGCATTCTGTTCCCAGCTACACCCACCTGTGTAAACCAGTCTGTCGTGGGGTAACGCAAACCCTGTTAATGCCATCATCCCTGGCTAAGCCTGCCTGTGTAAACGCGAGCTGTCTGTGGATATCCCCACCCATGTAATGGTCTGTCCATTCCTTGGTACCTCGCTCATGAAAGTGCAGAATTCCACACGGTCTGTCTCTGGGTGTAGCCTTGTTCTGTGTATCCCCAATCCCTCCTGCTgatgcctccccccccccatcctgttGTGGGTATGCAGTTTTCGGTGTCTCCTTCCCCGGGGCCGTGAGACGTAATTGATCGTGTTGGTGCTGGTCTCCAGGTGCTGGAGTTGCAGGGAGCAGTGCCGTGTCACCTTGGTTTGAGGGGAGGGGGGTCTGTGCCGGTCTGGTGTGCTGATCCTGTGTTCTGGCCCCCAGGTGTACGTCACACTGGGCGGGATGCTGGTCAGGCAGCCCTGCGCAATCGGGGGCTCTGGGAGCACCTACATCTATGGATATGTGGACGCCAATTACAGAGCTGGCATGAGCAGGGACGAGTGCAAACAGTTCGTAACTAATGGTGAGTGATGGTGGGTGTACATTGGTGTGGtgggtgtctcccatccactcccccattctctcctcctccctcccccattccctcctcctccttcccccattccctcctcctccctcccccattccctcctcctccttcccccattccctcctcctccctcccccattccctcctcctccctcccccattctctccctctctcctttcctctttctctccctttttCTGTGCTGGAGCCTGTGCCTGGATTGGAGTGGGTGTGAATGTTGTGGGCTGTATGTTGGTGGGTGTCAAGGTCTGACCTCACTGGTGATTgtactttctccctccctctctctcatactatgtccacactatgccggataattttgaaaacgaagctttttctctcccttttgactctctgtccacactaaaacggcattttcatcccctgaaaacagagattttcagaaacggtctccagagtgaataaatctgaaaaggcctaatatccgttgcagtgtgtacggggtaaccagagctttttaaaaccgctgtcatgacgtgccgggacagatggcggcagcccggcatttcattgttttctccttctttattattattattattactttattgttgccaaacaattgatactagagcctacaatcatcacagcgatatttgattctgcgcttcgcgaacctaacaatttcagaacagacggcaacgagactgaagccagaagagttagaaatgtactcacgaaatactttgacccatagcttactgaataaataaatatactcactttgccctgttttctgaccttgcttgtatgaaggtggtttacctatttatgcaagtacttctctgactatagtaacagcctaatgtaacattgtatggaaatacaagataacactgatgcagacattctatacatttaacaaggtgctttattaatgcaacagagttagtcagtttttcaatgttcgtcgtcgctgggtcatactgtccgtgaactccccgtcggttgcctccatacgctccagtatttgttttttttttagttttaagtcctcctgcgcgagagccaagagcaattcctttaaagtttttctactctgtaactggacaaacgcgcactcagtataccgtttcctcttcgtttgttttctgtgtgtcctgcgcatgcccagtagaggagattcgcccaaatatccgtattagtgtggacagagatattttgaaaaatgcttagtgtgtacgccagtcatttttactcgaaaccggcgttttcaaaattatctggcgtagtgtggatgtagcctcacACTACTCCCCCACTCTCCATCGTCTGACCTCATTAATGGTggtctttattcctctccctccccctgggGTGTTGGTAGGCGTGTGTACTGCCCAGAGATCTCACTAACagtagtttctctctctctctctctctctctctctcatacagcCATTGCTTTGGCCATTAGCCGGGATGGCTCCAGTGGGGGGGtgatcttcctcaccaccattacGGAGAAGGGCACCGAACACCAGGTCATACTGCCCAACGAGATGCCTCGCTTCTACGACGAGTGACGCCCTGTGGTCGCCTGACGCCTGACCTGTAGGCCCCGTGTTCCAGAGCTTTGTTACCGGAAACCTGTGGCTGTTTGGGGCAGAGACGTGGCTGGGAAACGACGGGTGGAGCAGGTctcagtgggtggggggaggtcacGGTTATAACCCACACCCACCCTCAGTAACACGGTCCCTGCTCACACACGCTGGGGAAACCACGCTGACCCAGTGCCAGCCCGTGCCACCCCGTGACAGCTCCCAGAGCCGCTGCAGAGCCTGGACTGGAAACCCGAGGTACAGGGTACGGACAGTGCCAGGCTGTATGCTACTTTAATCAATAATAAACGATTCCTCAGTGCTGAACCTGTACCAGCCTGAACCTTGGGGAAGACGATCAGAACTGGGAGGTTGGACCACCCAGCAGTTTCAGTTTTTAttcaatctgtgcagattgagtCAGAGAAAGGAACACCAACACAGAACAGTAGAGCATGggaactggcccttcggcccatcatctTGTGCCTGACCAATTAGTCCAatgactgaaacgcttgagcatatagacattaagaaagaggatgtgctggagcttttgaagagcattaaattagataagtcaccgggaccgaatgagatataccccagggtactgtgggaagggagggagaagattGATGAGCCTCTTGCAATGGTCTTTGCATCATGAATAGGGACAGGAGACGtactggaggattgaagggttgcaaatgttgttcccttgctcaagaaagggagtagaaatgatccaggaaattatagaccagtgagtctgacttcagtggtgggcaaattgttggagaagatcctgagaggcaggatctatgagcatttggagagacataatctgattacggATAGTtagcgtggctttgtcaagggcaggtcatgccttatgagcctgattgaattccttgaggatgtaacaaaacacactgatgaaggtagaatagtggatgtagtttatatggatttcagtaaggcacttgataaggttccccatgcaaggctccttcagtaagtaaggaggcatgggatcgaagGAAACCCCCGAGAGTCCCTGGTGGAGGTTACGACTTCTTTGGGGAGAAGGTGGAGGATGAGGTGAGCAGACCACCCAAATTCGAGTTAGACTGGTGGACGGCCGAATTCGAAAAGTGGGCCAAGCTAACTATACAGGGATCCGGGATCAGGGACTTCAAGAACAATAAGCCATCTAATTGGTGGTTGAAAAACCATGAAGGCTGGAAGGGCTACCAGATAGTGGATGCTTTGCTGCTAAGATGTGGACAGTATCCAACACGTTGTACAAGAAATAAAGGAGACAAAGATCGAGTAAAAACCTGTAGGAGGTGTGGTATAGCCTACGAGATACAAAGGAtcctgaactggcttgcccacagaaggcaaagagtggttgtagatggttcgtattctgcatggaggtcggtgaccagtggtgtgcctcagggatctgttatgggacccctactctttgtgatttttataaatgacttggatgaggaagtggagggatgggttagtaaatttgctgatgatacaaaggttgggggtgttttggatagtgtggagggttgtcagaggttacagcaggacattgataggatgcagaactaggctgagaagtggcagatggagttcaacccagataagtgtgaggtggttcattttggtgggtgaaatctgaagacagaatgtaatattaatggtaagactcttggcagtgtggaggatcagagggatcttggggtctgaatccataggatgctcaaagctgctccgcaggttgactctgtggttaagaaggcatacggtaaattggcattcatcaaccatgggattgaatttaggagctgagaggtaatgttgcagctatataggaccctggtcagaccccacttggagtactgtgctcagttctggttacctcactacaggaaggatgtggaaaccatagaaagggtgcagaggagaattacaaggatattgcctggattgggcagcatgccttatgagaattggttgagtgaactcggccttttctccttggagcgaccgagaatgagaggtgacttgatagaggtgtataagatcgtgcggatagccagaggctttttccccaaggcagaaatggctagcatgagggggtgtagttttaaggagcttggaagtaggtaccaaggggatgtgaggggtaagtttttcacatagagagatgggtgcatggaatgcactgccagcgatggtggtggaagtggatacaacagggtcttttaagagcctctagATTGGTATGTGGATCTCAAAAAGTAGAGGGCTCTGCGGCAGGGAAATTGTCGGTAGTCTCTGGggcaggttacatggtcggcacaacattgtgggccgaagggcctgtgatgtgctgtagatttctatgttccacaTTTCCAAATGCCTGTCTAACAGCCTCTTGACCAGTTCTGTCACATCTGGTTCCCGACAGACCCGACAGCATTCCacccacccaccgacccaccgacCCACCGCTCTCTGTCTGCCTGCCCGCCCCTTTAAACATTTTCCTACACACGGTAAACCCATGTCGACCAGTGTTAACACGTCCATTCTGGGGAACAGACTCTGACTTTCCAGCTCTCTGTTTATGGTCACATCCACAGATGAAATTTaaaacttggctgcaggaacaTCACTGGACGGAGTATCAGATAAACAGCGTTCACATGTAAATACAATCACGGGTGCGTGAAGGGAGCGTGCTGACAATGATAGAGACCGAACACGGAATGATATGCTcctaacataaacacaagaaatatctgcagatgctgggaatattGAGCAAACGCACGCAGAATCctagaggaacttggcaggtcaggagctgaataaactgtcgacgtttcgggacgagacccctCGTCAGATTATTTTTGCTGAACTGTTTTGGTGATCAGGGTTTGGCCCCAAAGTTTGATGGAAAGTAGATGCTCCTGAAGCGAGGTAATAGCAGTGTCAATCCGTATCGACAATTATAAAGAGAGCAGCCGGGTCTGGTGGGTCTCCAGGAGTAAAGCCCACATACAGTGGTAGGTGGTGTGTCTGGTAGAGTGCCCCAGGACCGTCGCCCCGTCTCCCAGCTCACAGACATCGGTCCCGGTAACACACCGCCACAGGAAACTTGCTCCTTTTTTTTGTATCAAAAttataaaagtttatttacaatACACATACTCAAGACAATCAATATTTTCAAGACAGTAGCCATACTCCAGTCACTATATGGTTACTGCAGTCTACAAAACAGTTCAGACCGCGGGGGAACCGCCGCTCACGGAAATCCCCCAACGTGCCCGCCGCATCCGCGTGTTCACTCTCCAAGGGCAGCCCGGCACGGACGTATCCTCGGAAAACGGACAGGCTGTCGGCCCGGGCAGCGCCTTCCACCTTCCGCCGCCTAGACCCGTGTATGGCCATCTCGGCCAGGCTCTGGACCAAGCCCACCAGGAGAAACCCCTCACGCCCGGCCGCCTAAACGCGGGACTAAAGTTCAGCCAGAACCTCAGCAGCAGCTCCCCCCACCCGCGAGAAACTGAAAGAGCGGCTGCGACTCTCGCACTCCGTGTCAGCATGGTACACCGAGTCCTCCCGCCCGCAGAACGGACGGCTCAGGACTCTGCTTCACGGGGCTGCCcgatgcaacacctccccccccccaccaccaccaccgccaggCCCCCAGTGTACAGGGGAAACACCCTGCGTAAAGAGAATTCCACCGGGGACCTCCCCCGCTGCCGGATGGTGAAGGCGAGTCCGGTCGGCAGACGAGGGCAAGGAAGTGAAAGGTGTGCAGGAGCAGCCCGGAGAAGAAGCGCCTCGGAGCGTCGGGAAACCCCCCGAGACGGCTCACGTTGCGGGACCCTCTCCCTGTGGTCTCCCGAGGCCTGAGTCCGACGCGCACATCGGGTGATGGTGCAGCCGGAAGCCCTCCAGCACCCCGCTCCCTCCCGACACCCACCACACTGGGAACGGGACCAgtccccccctctccaccccGCAGGCAGAGCACCGATTCCCCAGCGGCGCGGGGGCGCCTTTCCCGGATTCGGCCAGTCCCCATACCCTCCACAGTTGCTGGTAGAAGCGGGGTGGATCCCTCAGAGCGGCGCGGCTGACACCCCCTCGTCAGTCAGACCATTGCCTTCAGCAAGCAGCAGATGGAGCCAGCAGGCCGCTGTACCCGTACAGCTCAGCCCGGGGGGAACTGAGTTCAGGTCCGTGACAACCAGACAAAGCGAGTGTTTGTGCATGgatcacagaaggttggtttgtaGCTGCAGCAGGCTATGAGGAAGGTAGATGGAAATATCGCAATCAGAGTCTCTCCCTACCAGCCCTTTCTCTCTCcgtccccctctcacccccttcactttctctctcccccccacatccccctccccactacactctcccctcccatgcctctatccctctcccctacccctcttcccatcctctctcccctcaccttcttctcctcctctcccctcctcatcccctctcctGCTACCACGCTCCCTCCCCATACCCATCTCTCAtacactcctctctctcccctcatctccaaatcccttctcccagtcctctccccctctcaatcacaatctctcccctctccctaccttctcccctctctcatcccctccccctctccctaccttctccccctctcatcccctccccctctccccatcccccctcagtccccactccctctctcctcctctatccctctccccttcccctcccctccctttctctctccacagtcaccctctctcctcctctatccctctcctcttcccccctttctccgtctcctttctctccccctctcactcctcccccacaccttctctttctcccctttccccctccctccgcacgccccttctctcccctccccctctctctattgctaccacactctctccccatcctcatctctcacaccttctcctctaactcctccctctcctctccccttatCTCTCCCCACATCACGCCCTCTACCCTCCCCTTCTCACCTCCTGccgtctccctcctctccctctcacctttcttccccttccccagtctccccctcaccccctccaactctcattccccctccaccctccctcacactttcccccgtccctctcccgctctcttctcccccttcaccCCTTTCTCTCCTACCACTGTCTCTCCCCACTCTTCCCTCCCCTACCCTTCTGTCTCcaccctcactcccctctcccctcccccactagaTCCCCAATCTCTTCCCTTCCCATTCTCGCTatcctctccccccatctctcccctaacACTGTCTCTGCCCACCCTtttcctcacccctcaccctcatttactctccctctctctcccccgcccctccctacccctccctctccccctcccatctctatcccttcccctctataccccaccccttcctctccaccctcccctccccctctctcttcctcccttctcctcccccttatctctccccaccacacccactccccttctctctgctcaccctttccctcctcccctcacttctctttcccctcccgtctccccctctcgttccccccaccctccctcccacgttcctctgtccctctcccccttcatccctttctctcctaccactgtctctccccactctctctctgcccctcccctctcacctcccttcccacccactccctcccttctcttccctcctccactgGATCCTgccatctctcccttccccctctcactgtCCTCACCCCCCCTTGTCCTGTATCTCCCCCACCACGGTCTCTGCCCACACTCTCCCCCCTTTCTCACCCCGTCCCCTCCTCTctacccaccctctcccacagctctccttcccctctcctcccccttctcctccctctctctctcctctcccacccctctcacctctcttccctcctcctccctcgcctctcctctcctttccccctctcactctcactctctccccactctaTCCCTTCCCCAGtccacttctctctcccctccccttctcccctccctttccccccaccccctcccctccctctccacaccccctctcagttctccctccccatctctcccctcatGTCACTCTTCCCTTTCCacctctcccctcatcctcccttcGCACCCCCCCAGccctccctcttcatctctcactcctctctccccccacagtctcccatcttccctttctcccctatatctccccacaccactccctcccccccactctctttctctgcctctctccctccaccataGTCTGACCTCCATAACAggggtctctccctctccctctaactggcttgtgggggcggggggtaaGTGTTTTGGATCAGGGCCCCGCTGGGGGTGGGTATTACCCAGTGATCCATGATATTCTGAGTctgtccctttccctttccccctcctcccccatctctctctctctctctctcacacacacacacacacacacacacacacacacacacacacacacacacagccattgCTTTGGCCATTAGCCGGGATGGctccaatgggggggggggtgatcttcctcaccaccattacAGAGAAGGGCACCGAACACCAGGTCATACTACCCAACGAGATGCCTCGCTTCTACAACGAGTGACG contains the following coding sequences:
- the LOC134346733 gene encoding proteasome subunit beta type-9-like; this encodes MQTTSGLIGGSTVPVTTGTTIMAVEFSGGIVIASDSRVSAGEAVVNRVMDKLSPLYERICCALSGSAADAQAIADITSYQLELHSLELQEEPRVRAAASMVRNICYKYKEELLAHLIVAGWDRSHQGQVYVTLGGMLVRQPCAIGGSGSTYIYGYVDANYRAGMSRDECKQFVTNAIALAISRDGSSGGVIFLTTITEKGTEHQVILPNEMPRFYDE